The stretch of DNA TCCGATTGCCCTGAATACTTGTGTAGCAACGCCATATACGCAGCTAGCAATACCGGGTAGAGGGTCACGCCTCGCTCTTTTGCGAAGGCGCGAAGGCTCGCTTCCAGTGTCATCGGTAGCTCAAATCGGATGGTGGCGGCGCGGTGGGTTTTGATGCCTGGACGCGTCGCATCTTCCGGCAGCTGAAGAATCGGAATCTCTTGTCCCAGCACCGATTGCCAATAGTTGAGTAGCTCTTCCCCACGGTCACCATGCACAATCAAGGACTGGTATTCGACAAACTCAGCGTAGTTGTTCACCCGGTCTTCCCGCTTCTCTTCCCCGATAGCTTCGTTCCCAAAGATTTGACTCAGTTCTTGGATAAACCCGGTCATCGACCAAAGGTCAACGGAAATATGGTGGAACCCTAGGAAGAACACCATCTCACCGTTTGCACAATGGTACAACTTTGCTTTCATCAGCACGCCGGATGTTAGGTCATACGGCTCGTCGGCTACCTCGGCGATTTTCGCCAGCAGCGTGGGCTCGTCCAGCGAAGTCGCATCGATTTCTTCGAATGGCAACTCAACCTCGTGGACGACCTCTTGGAAAAGCTCTCCCTCTCGCTCGAAAAATCTCGTGTGGAGGGAGTCATATTTTTGAAACAGACGGTTCAAAGCTTGGCGTAGTCGATCCGGATCTTTTCCTGAAACGACTCGCGCTGCAAAGCTGAGGTGGTTAAAAGGTGCTTCCTGATTTCCCTGATGTTGGAACCAAAGCGCTTTTTGTCCATAAGAAAGTGGCGTTGATACAAGCACCTGATCATTCATAAGTATCACCGTTTTCTAAAGTAGTGTTTTCAAGCCTGCCTTCAGAGAGACAGATGATTTGGTCGCACCCAAGAACCGTCGAAGTTCTGTGAGCAATGATTAAGACGGTAATGCCGTCAATCGCCGCTTTCAGCTGGCTTTGAATCCGCGCTTCCGTTTGCACGTCAACATTGGAAGTCGCTTCGTCCATGATGATAATCTTTGGATTTTTCAAGAGCGCCCGCGCAAAGCATAAGAGCTGTCGCTGGCCTTGGCTCAAATTTCCGCCGCTGTCGGAAACCACCGTATCAAAACCGTCAGGCAGCAGCGTCATGAAATCACCCATGCCGACTTGTTTCACAACTTCCATCAGTCGCTCATCCGTGTGCTGGCCGGTCGGGTCCAGGTTCATGCGAATCGTCCCGTTCAACAGGAAGGGCTCCTGCGGCACTACCGCAACCAGCTTGCGAAGTGTCTTCAATGGCAAGGCGCGGATCGGCACACCGTCGATCAGGATGTCACCGCTTGAAACTTCCGCCATGCCTACTAACGATTGGAGAATCGTACTCTTGCCTGACCCCGTTCTTCCAATTATGCCGACTTGCGACCCTGGAGCGATGGAGAAACTGACATTTTTGAGGACATCGGGCAAGTTTTCTGCATAACGCACGGACGTTGAGACGAACTCGATCGAAGCACCTTTACGCTTAAGACACGACTCCCCATCTTTTTCATTTGTCACCGCAAAATGATCGCTGTGCGCCAGCTGATCTTCGGAGCCGCGTTTGTGAAATAATGTTTCTTCATTCGGCAATTCCGCCAAATGCACCAAACGCTCCACGGAGGTCAAATTCCCTTCCACCATCGCAAACGTTCTCGCACTCCAATTAAGCAGCGTCCAAAAACTGATCAGATAGGTAAGGATTACGCCGGCCAGACCGGTCGAAATCCAGCCGTAACGAGCCGCCAAGAAAATCGAAGCAGCCGAAATCAAGGAGATGGCACCGCTTAATATTGGAACGCGAACGCTAAACCAGCGGTCTGTCAGTTCATGCGCGCGTGATGCGCGTTGAAACGCATTATGCCGACCTTCAAACCGTTCCGTAAAATAGGCGGATTGACTCATGGTACGGATCGTCAGTAACCCGTCGAACGTTTCGCGCAGATGGCTGAAGAGTGGAGATTGCGTAACTTGGACAAGCCGCTTGATCTCGCGCGATGCGATACTGAATTTTTTTTGTAGGCGGTAATAGAACCAAAGAATAGGAACAATTCCCAAGATCATCCAAGGACCCACAAGGATAAACAGGATTATGTTCACCAAGCCCTGGAATGTAAAACGCACCATATTTTCAAACATCCAGCGCAAATCATTTTCGATCACAAACACGTCTCGAGAAAAGCGATTCATCAAGACGCCGGACATCGTCGAATCGAAAAACCGGATCGGCGCTCTAACAACCCCGTCCAGACCTTCATTGTGTAGAATTCCGGCTGCAACGGCCGTTTGGCGGTTCCATAGGGCTCGCTGTGTGTAAATGGCCACCAACGCTAGCGCGCCAAGCCCTGCGTAGATCAGCATGCTCAGTCCGGGATTGTCGGCGATCGTTCGCAACAGCGACCCTTTTTCAAATGCCTGCGGGTCGGACCAGGCCACAAACCAAAGATTTTGGAAGAGTGGAATTAAGACAGCTAGAACGACAGTCAGCGCCAGAGCGGTAAATATGTATAGACGTTTCGGATTATTTTTTTCTCCAGCCATCGCTTGCAAAAAGTCGCCGTAGATCTTACGACCCACACTGCCGGAGCGTCTGTCCTCATCCTCCGTAATGCGCAGCGTGTTGTTCGTATCGCTTTCCGAAGACCGGTTCTCTTTGACCGCTTCGCTCTTCTCCGAAGCAGGCGTTAAGGAGCTGTCGATCGAATCTTCCGAATAAAAATCTTTAAAATCGGCGCGGGTCAGCAATTCCTCTAGCGTTCCTTGTGCCACAATTTGTCCTTCCTGTAAGAAAACAATCTTGTCAAAGCGATGCAGGAAGCGCAATCGGTGGGTCGCCACGATGCGTGTGATCGACTTCCACTCGGAGAAGAGCAATCGTTCGACGATTTGTTCTTCCGTCCTCGCGTCCAGCGCGGAAAACGGATCATCCAACAGGGCAAGACCCGGTTGGGCCACGACCGACCTTGCCAAGCTGACGCGCTGCTTTTGCCCGCCGGAGAGGCCGATTCCGCGTTCGCCGATCTCCATTGCGAGCCCGCCCGCCAATTGGCGAACATCCGCTTCCATCGCTGTCACTTCGATCGCTCGCTTCAACAGTTCTTCAGAACCTGCTTCCTCAAGGCCCATCAGCAGGTTCTCCTTTAAAGTTGCGTTGAAAATGAACGCCTCTTGCGGCACATACGCGATGCGCGGCGATTGCAAAGAACTCACGCCTTCCCAGCGAATCACGCCGGACAAACGCTCGTCTTCTTCCAAAAGACTGCGAAGCAACACGCTTTTTCCGGACCCAACTGAGCCGACGATCGCCACCGCTTCGCCCGTCTTGACGGTGAGATCGATTCCGCTCAAGATCAGTTTTTCTTGGTCGGCTACAGAAAAAGACACCTGTTCCAGCGAAACCCCGACCGCAGCGCCCGGCTCAGACAGAGGCTTCAACCCGCTCGGGTTCTTATCCGCCTTGAGAAAATTCAAGACGCGTTGTCCGGCTGCTTTGACTCCGGAGAACGTATTCAGAATCTCCGGCATCTGCGCAAACGGCACTTCAAGCAGCATCAAAAGTCCAAGCGACGGGAAGAGCACGGTCGGATCAAGCGGCTGCCCTAAAAGCAAACGTGTCCCAAAAGCAGCCAAACAAATGAGAGTAGTTGTACTTCCGAACAAGACGATCGACAGCGCCGCTTTGGAGCCCCAGTTGATCTGTTGCTGCACTTCCTGATCCCGCACGTCACGAATTTTCGTGTTCAACAATCCGGCTAGATCGTAAAGTTTCACGGTGCGAATGCCGGAAAGCAATTGTGTAATCAGGTTGAGGCGTAACTCCCTCAAATGTGCGCGATTGTTGTCAAAGTTGATGAAGTGTTTTGTAATCTGTTGTGCGATCGGTTGAAAAATTAACAGCGTCGCCACTGCTGCGAATGTCCCGAGTCCCAAGTAATTCAGGAGCAAGACGATAACCCCGATAAAAAGAATCACCACGTAAAACGTGTCATTGACCAAATACCCAAGTTTGGAGATGGTCTGCACATCATTCCCTACGGTATTGATCACATCGCCGGAACGATATTTCGAACGAACCGTCGCCTTTAACTCCAGCATTTGCTGGTAGATCAACGAATCGAGCAACCGTTGATGCGCCTGAAAGGCCACAAAGTCCCAATAAAAACACAGGTTGGTGACGATCCCGCTAAAGATAGTAGCAATGGCGAACAAGAAAGAGTACACTACTCCGTTCGAGATACCCGATTGTTGGGTCTCGTCGCCAACGATGACGGTGAGGATCAGCTTGATGAGCACCGGGATGCTCAGAGCAAAAATGACCCTAAAGAGAGTGAAAAACATCCCCCATAACGACGATTTTCGATTCACTCGAACAATTGATAGAATAAATTTCCCAGCGGAATCGAAGGAAAGACTGTTACCGGTGTCTTTGAGGGTGTTTGTGGGGAGCGGCTCCAAGTCGTCAACCTGCAGCATGCGGTCACAACTGAGCTTGATAACAGGATTCACTTCCGTATAGAAAATCCTTCTGAACCATGCTTGTAAAATGTTCATGTTGCCTTCACAATCCGCTCAGGGAGCATGACCGAATTCACATATGCCCCAATTTCTTTGTAGTGTTGCTCAATGAAAAAGTGTCCCCCTTCAAAAAACAGGTACTCACATTTATGAGACGTAAATGCTTGCCAGCCGATGATTTCTTGAGGATACAAATCATCAGCTTTGCCGTTTAAGACGGTGAACGCTATGTCAAGCGGCTGTTGTGGCAGCCGGAATGAATAGGTCGATAGCATTCGATAATCGGCACGGATGATCGGCAAAAACATCTCCAGCAAGTTCCGGTCAGCAAAAATCTCCTCCGCCGTTCCACCAAGCAGGCGTAATTCTTCAATAAATTCAGCTTCAGAAAGCAGATGCATCTGCTTTATTGGACGAGCGGATTGAGGCGACCGGCGCCCCGATAGGAACAGATGCTTTGGTACCGAATGGCCTTCTTCAATCAGTTTTCGTGTCGCCTCAAAAGCAATGCTTGCACCCATGCTGTGCCCAAAGAGCGCATATGGCATGTCTATCCTATGGCGTACAATCTGTTCATACACGTCTTCCAGACACTCATCGAATGTTTCGCAATGAGGTTCGTATAAGCGGATGCCTCGTCCGGCTAGCTCGAGAGGTACCCATTCAATCATCGGATGAATTGAAGGTTTCCACTTCATATACATGCTGGTCGAACCGCCAGCATACGGCAGGCAAAACACTTTCATATTATGCATGTGGCCTCCTCCAAATCGAAAGTTTTTCGGAGGGATGGTTTGCGATAAATTCAAGTCCCGAGAGAATTTGCTCTAAGATCCGATCAGCCGTTGCAGCAAAAAACAATCGTCTTCGATATTCCAGAACCAGCATCAGGCTGGACTCTCCTCGATACGCTTCGAGGCGCAGGTCAAAACGCATCATGATGTCATCATCATCTCGGATCTCTCGAACGCTGAAACCGACCTTATTAAAATCGAACGAGTTATTCTCAACCCAAACCATCGTGGTGTCGAAGTAGCCATCGGACCATCCTCCGTCTTGCTCCGCCTGTTCTTCGTACATTTGAATGGCCGGATAATCACGCTTCGTATACGCTTGCCGCGAATTTTGTTGTGTCTGCGCCAAGAGCTCGGCAACCGTACACTCCGCAGCCACCTGTTGTGGTATCGGGATGGTATCAAACAGGAGACCCACAATTTGATCAAATCCCGGTTTATCACGGTCTGTAACGAGCGAAAGTAGGAAGAATTCATCCTGTCCAAATTGCTTAGACAGGGCGAGCGTAAAGGCAGCTTGGCAAATGTTGTATTCGCTCACGCCGTATGTTTTAGAGAGGGCGACGATTTTCGAAAGCAGGCTCTCCTCCAGATGTAGCGTGAGGCGCTTCCCTGTTTCCGGCCTTACCTCTGCCAAACAGCTCGCTTCCGGACTCCGCAAGCGTTTCGCCCCTTGTGCGAACTCGCTCTCCCATTCCGTCTTCTGAGCAAGAGCAGCCGCACTTTCCGCCCGTGCCAAACGGTGCCGGATGTATTCCGGGTAGTGCATGCCGACCGGTTCCAACGGCTGTCCGAGATAGAGACTGACAAACTCTCGTAAGATCAACTCTTTCGAAGTGAAATCCGCAGAGATCGTGTGGTTGTCAAAGAAGATGTAGTGTCGGCGCGGGTTCACTGTCAGCACTTGCATTCTGAACATCGGCTCTTGATCGAGAGCAAATGGACGAACGAATTGACGCCAATTCTCCGCAACCTCCTCATCGTTCGTGTAACCGCTATGGAACTCAATAGCTGCCGACGGGTTGCTCATGAAAATTAAACCTTCCGATTCATCCAAGATTACGTTTGCTTTCATTATCCAGTGACGATCGCAGACGGCCTGGAACGCAGCTTCGGCACGTTCTGTATCCAACTCTCCTTCCACGACTGAGCGATACGGCATGTTAAACACGACAGATAACGGCATTTGGCTGT from Paenibacillus sophorae encodes:
- a CDS encoding ATP-binding cassette domain-containing protein; the encoded protein is MNILQAWFRRIFYTEVNPVIKLSCDRMLQVDDLEPLPTNTLKDTGNSLSFDSAGKFILSIVRVNRKSSLWGMFFTLFRVIFALSIPVLIKLILTVIVGDETQQSGISNGVVYSFLFAIATIFSGIVTNLCFYWDFVAFQAHQRLLDSLIYQQMLELKATVRSKYRSGDVINTVGNDVQTISKLGYLVNDTFYVVILFIGVIVLLLNYLGLGTFAAVATLLIFQPIAQQITKHFINFDNNRAHLRELRLNLITQLLSGIRTVKLYDLAGLLNTKIRDVRDQEVQQQINWGSKAALSIVLFGSTTTLICLAAFGTRLLLGQPLDPTVLFPSLGLLMLLEVPFAQMPEILNTFSGVKAAGQRVLNFLKADKNPSGLKPLSEPGAAVGVSLEQVSFSVADQEKLILSGIDLTVKTGEAVAIVGSVGSGKSVLLRSLLEEDERLSGVIRWEGVSSLQSPRIAYVPQEAFIFNATLKENLLMGLEEAGSEELLKRAIEVTAMEADVRQLAGGLAMEIGERGIGLSGGQKQRVSLARSVVAQPGLALLDDPFSALDARTEEQIVERLLFSEWKSITRIVATHRLRFLHRFDKIVFLQEGQIVAQGTLEELLTRADFKDFYSEDSIDSSLTPASEKSEAVKENRSSESDTNNTLRITEDEDRRSGSVGRKIYGDFLQAMAGEKNNPKRLYIFTALALTVVLAVLIPLFQNLWFVAWSDPQAFEKGSLLRTIADNPGLSMLIYAGLGALALVAIYTQRALWNRQTAVAAGILHNEGLDGVVRAPIRFFDSTMSGVLMNRFSRDVFVIENDLRWMFENMVRFTFQGLVNIILFILVGPWMILGIVPILWFYYRLQKKFSIASREIKRLVQVTQSPLFSHLRETFDGLLTIRTMSQSAYFTERFEGRHNAFQRASRAHELTDRWFSVRVPILSGAISLISAASIFLAARYGWISTGLAGVILTYLISFWTLLNWSARTFAMVEGNLTSVERLVHLAELPNEETLFHKRGSEDQLAHSDHFAVTNEKDGESCLKRKGASIEFVSTSVRYAENLPDVLKNVSFSIAPGSQVGIIGRTGSGKSTILQSLVGMAEVSSGDILIDGVPIRALPLKTLRKLVAVVPQEPFLLNGTIRMNLDPTGQHTDERLMEVVKQVGMGDFMTLLPDGFDTVVSDSGGNLSQGQRQLLCFARALLKNPKIIIMDEATSNVDVQTEARIQSQLKAAIDGITVLIIAHRTSTVLGCDQIICLSEGRLENTTLENGDTYE
- a CDS encoding thioesterase II family protein, which translates into the protein MHNMKVFCLPYAGGSTSMYMKWKPSIHPMIEWVPLELAGRGIRLYEPHCETFDECLEDVYEQIVRHRIDMPYALFGHSMGASIAFEATRKLIEEGHSVPKHLFLSGRRSPQSARPIKQMHLLSEAEFIEELRLLGGTAEEIFADRNLLEMFLPIIRADYRMLSTYSFRLPQQPLDIAFTVLNGKADDLYPQEIIGWQAFTSHKCEYLFFEGGHFFIEQHYKEIGAYVNSVMLPERIVKAT